A single genomic interval of Penicillium psychrofluorescens genome assembly, chromosome: 2 harbors:
- a CDS encoding uncharacterized protein (ID:PFLUO_003781-T1.cds;~source:funannotate): protein MSKRDLHIQPRMAKKGPFTVEAPGYEHKEGETIPRRHPAAKDGLILRPAEDVATTYDNFRRSARLFGNSKAVGTRSLIKTHVENKKVKKIVDGVEKEVDKQWTYFEMSGYTYKTFLEYEQLCLQLGCGLRKLGLEKDSKIHLYGATSAHWLAMSHGAASQSVIIVTAYDTLGEEGLKHSLVQTSSSAIFLDPSLIKSLCNVLKDIPSIKHVIYNTDTEVSQADLDRLKNDFSHVNVLSIEELRKSGEENNVDPVPPKPEDLCCIMYTSGSTGPPKGVPLTHANVIAATAGVNEIVGPYIGPKDSLLTYLPQAHILEFMFENLCLFWGGTMGYGNPRTLSDTSMRNCKGDIREFSPTILVGVPAVWESVKKGVLNNLNKNNFIVKNMFWGAMAAKNFLMATGFPGSSFGASILDAVVFKKLKEATGGHLRIMMNGGGPISKDTQKFLSMAIAPMIGGYGLTETSAMGALNDPMAWNPNVLGEVPASVEVKLVDFPDAGYLAKHSPPQGEIWIRGGSVTSGYWDNEQETKEALADDGWFMTGDIGEFDVNGHLRIIDRKKNLVKTLNGEYIALEKLESVYRSSPVVGNICVFAAEDQDRPVAIIVPLEPALKNIASSNGISGDSLETLVHNEKLKSLVLSQLQQAGRAGGLRGIEIVGGVVLSDEEWTPQNGFMTAAQKLQRKKIVNKYKADIDKAYGKK from the exons ATGTCGAAGCGCGATCTTCACATCCAACCgcgcatggccaagaaggGTCCCTTCACCGTCGAGGCGCCCGGCTATGAGCACAAAGAGGGAGAGACCATCCCTCGACGACACCCAGCAGCCAAGGACGGGCTCATTCTGCGCCCCGCAGAGGATGTCGCAACCACCTACGATAACTTTCGTCGCTCAGCCCGGCTGTTCGGCAACTCCAAGGCCGTCGGCACTCGCAGCCTGATCAAGACTCAcgtcgagaacaagaaggtcaagaagattgTCGACGGcgtggagaaggaggttgACAAGCAGTGGACCTACTTTGAGATGAGCGGCTACACCTACAAGACTTTCCTCGAGTACGAGCAGCTCTgtctccagctcggctgCGGTCTGCGCAAGCTGGGTCTGGAGAAGGACAGCAAGATTCACCTGTATGGTGCGACGAG TGCGCACTGGCTGGCCATGTCACACG GGGCTGCCTCGCAGTCGGTTATCATTGTGACCGCATACGATAccctgggcgaggagggcctGAAGCATTCCCTGGTTCAGACCTCCAGTAGcgccatcttcctcgacccCTCCCTGATCAAATCGCTGTGCAACGTACTCAAGGACATCCCCTCGATCAAACACGTCATCTACAACACGGATACGGAGGTTTCCCAGGCGGACCTGGATCGCCTGAAGAATGACTTTAGCCATGTCAATGTGTTGAgcatcgaggagctgcgcaagtCGGGTGAGGAGAATAACGTTGACCCGGTCCCGCCCAAGCCGGAAGACCTTTGCTGCATCATGTATACCTCGGGCTCGACGGGTCCTCCCAAGGGTGTTCCCCTGACGCACGCCAACGTGATTGCTGCCA CCGCCGGTGTGAACGAGATCGTCGGCCCGTACATCGGCCCCAAGGATTCCCTGTTGACTTACCTCCCGCAGGCGCACATCCTGGAGTTCATGTTTGAGAACCTGTGTCTGTTCTGGGGTGGCACGATGGGATACGGCAATCCTCGCACCTTGTCGGATACGTCCATGCGCAACTGCAAGGGTGACATTCGCGAATTCAGCCCCACTATTTTGGTCGGCGTGCCCGCCGTGTGGGAGTCGGTCAAGAAGGGTGTGCTGAACAACCTGAACAAGAACAACTTCATTGTGAAGAACATGTTCTGgggcgccatggcggccaaGAACTTCCTGATGGCGACTGGGTTCCCCGGCTCGAGCTTTGGCGCCTCGATCTTGGACGCGGTGGTtttcaagaagctgaaggaggCTACCGGTGGCCATCTCCGGATTATGATGAACGGTGGCGGTCCTATCTCCAAGGACACCCAAAAGTTCCTGTCCATGGCGATCGCTCCCATGATCGGCGGCTACGGTCTGACTGAGACCTCCGCTATGGGCGCCCTGAACGATCCTATGGCCTGGAACCCCAACGTCCTCGGCGAGGTGCCCGCGTCGGTGGAAGTCAAGCTGGTGGATTTCCCGGATGCCGGGTACCTGGCCAAGCACTCCCCACCGCAGGGTGAGATCTGGatccgcggcggcagcgTGACTTCAGGTTACTGGGACAACGAGCAGGAGACCAAGGAGGCCCTGGCTGACGACGGGTGGTTCATGACCGGCGACATTGGCGAGTTCGACGTCAACGGCCACCTGCGCATCATTGACCGCAAGAAGAACTTGGTCAAGACCCTGAACGGCGAGTACATCGCTCTCGAGAAGTTGGAATCCGTGTACCGCTCCTCCCCTGTTGTTGGCAATATCTGCGTCTTTGCTGCAGAAGATCAGGACCGCCCCGTGGCCATAATCGTCCCGCTGGAGCCTGCCCTGAAGAACATTGCCAGCTCCAATGGCATCTCGGGCGACAGCCTGGAAACCCTTGTCCACAACGAGAAGCTCAAATCCCTTGTCCTGTCGCAATTGCAGCAGGCCGGTCGCGCAGGTGGTCTGCGGGGCATCGAGATCGTTGGCGGTGTTGTCCTGTCTGACGAGGAGTGGACTCCCCAAAAC GGTTTCATGACTGCCGCACAGAAACTacagcgcaagaagatcgtcaACAAATACAAGGCCGACATTGACAAGGCCTACGGCAAGAAATAA
- a CDS encoding uncharacterized protein (ID:PFLUO_003783-T1.cds;~source:funannotate): MDRFIEQKGVDEDQWNLTFVDSIDDYYYEAAEAPIEDESSPNSPFIGKTPQECHQLLLKLLEDTESEIMTDYFAIMDGRSTQDDTVLLVCAERDLENEALAWPTVRATFQVTAASLKCYHSGHSSVGEDLERAECEHDNVYRGEWSTCK; encoded by the coding sequence ATGGATCGTTTCATTGAGCAAAAGGGCGTTGACGAGGATCAATGGAACCTTACATTTGTGGATAGCATTGATGACTATTATTATGAGGCAGCAGAGGCACCAATCGAGGATGAAAGCAGCCCAAATTCCCCATTCATCGGGAAGACGCCTCAAGAATGTCACCAGCTGCTCTTAAAGCTTCTTGAGGATACAGAGTCGGAAATTATGACCGACTACTTTGCTATCATGGACGGGAGGTCAACACAAGACGATACTGTCCTGCTCGTGTGCGCAGAGAGGGATCTTGAGAACGAAGCCTTGGCCTGGCCGACTGTCCGTGCTACCTTCCAGGTTACGGCTGCCTCGCTGAAGTGCTATCATTCAGGGCACAGCAGTGTAGGGGAGGATTTGGAGCGTGCTGAATGCGAACACGACAATGTCTATCGTGGAGAGTGGTCTACTTGCAAATGA
- a CDS encoding uncharacterized protein (ID:PFLUO_003782-T1.cds;~source:funannotate): MDQFIATIGEEVTDAEEEAFLLFAQDIPSANLGFVDSRAATVDLVIGEHEYCIHQSPTLLSSSRAGGTTGAVLWKITPLFAKWISSPSNPLWTHSLLSAASVVAELGCGISALLALALAPAVQHYIATDQEYVRRLFRTNLDANASLNVPSSSPSSSKSKGSSKTKGRPGQGKKQQQQKQPPAAAVTNNITFTTLDWELDQPELLKSCIESDNAQIDAQADKDEEDKGFDLLLSCDCIYNDALITPFVRTCAELCRLRPGVDVATSPEEPLLSSSTASSSPCNPTICIVAQQQRSPEVFEAWLRETLREFRTISAILWGSQLFAVPLEAFLNRAGEKITRYGNDRHRDLLNASIFISQERTGLLSAPESHPMAGKNESDVLTNGESKIIPIEPMDQWLPIDQIRTFLFLVVPEILNEEAMRVALDRLIRNHLPILGARVEVSKDGGLAYRLPKSFAADYRLFQWSNDSVESSFADAQLLPDMAQAECDISYGPCSIPELERAWTPSTWPPERKYEAPDTPLLLVHVTKYADATVVSLNIPHMVVDQMGLGSLITAWMQIVKGETPAEFLQLEPGALDGLKNPSKEVLRKKNTYRIMRKSEKAKGVMNHVPDIILHRKETRRLLFLPIKLVESLRDRHSQALKTKYGEETPPLTSNDVIAALLMKLAWLGRKSSRTVAVATAMNSRGRHPLLPADKPFLHNAVSYGVLITPNPGQVPLAELAYKHRLAVVEGLRLETIERHWAVTKELYKQKQSFHIVEPDTLSYSSTNWCGAWRNIDFGPAVVPREDSGECVTAPPLVLGHSVLRNYPTRFNTSIMCKANGGFWCDFTIAAKRFPLMEKLLKTDPRLDNF; the protein is encoded by the exons ATGGACCAATTCATCGCAACCATCGGCGAGGAAGTCaccgatgccgaggagg AAgctttcctcctcttcgcaCAGGACATCCCCTCCGCCAACCTGGGCTTCGTCGACTCTCGCGCGGCAACGGTCGACCTGGTGATCGGCGAGCACGAGTACTGTATCCATCAGTCGCCCACTCTGCTATCCTCCAGTCGAGCCGGGGGCACGACTGGCGCCG TCCTCTGGAAAATCACCCCCCTCTTCGCCAAATGGATTTCCTCCCCTTCCAATCCTCTCTGGACGCACTCgctcctctccgccgcctcAGTCGTCGCCGAACTAGGCTGCGGCATCTccgctctcctcgccctggccctggcGCCGGCCGTGCAGCACTACATCGCCACTGATCAGGAGTATGTGCGCCGACTCTTCCGGACGAATCTGGACGCCAATGCTTCACTGAATGTaccgtcatcatcaccatcatcatcgaaaAGCAAAGGCAGTAGTAAAACCAAAGGTAGGCCTGGACAGGGGAAAAAGCAACAACAGCAAAAGCAACCGCCCGCAGCAGCAGTAACAAACAATATCACATTCACCACCCTGGACTGGGAACTTGATCAGCCCGAGCTGCTGAAAAGCTGCATCGAGTCCGACAATGCCCAGATCGATGCCCAGGCCGACAAAGACGAGGAAGATAAAGGCTTCgacctcctcctctcctGCGACTGCATCTACAACGACGCCCTAATCACGCCCTTTGTGCGCACCTGCGCCGAACTCTGCCGGCTACGGCCCGGCGTAGATGTAGCCACTTCACCCGAAGAGCcccttctctcctcctcgactGCGAGCTCCTCCCCGTGCAACCCCACGATCTGCATCGTtgcacagcagcagcggtcGCCTGAGGTATTCGAGGCTTGGCTGCGGGAGACCCTGCGCGAGTTTCGC ACTATTAGCGCGATACTTTGGGGGTCACAGCTCTTTGCGGTGCCACTGGAAGCGTTCCTGAACCGGGCTGGTGAAAAGATTACCAGATACGGCAACGATCGACA CCGCGACCTCCTGAATGCCTCAATTTTCATATCTCAAGAACGGACTGGATTGCTCTCAGCCCCCGAGTCGCACCCGATGGCAGGCAAAAACGAATCCGACGTCCTGACAAATGGGGAATCCAAGATCATCCCCATCGAACCAATGGACCAATGGCTGCCAATCGATCAGATCCGCACGttcctcttcctggtcgTCCCGGAGATCCTCAATGAAGAAGCAATGCGTGTCGCACTGGATCGACTCATCAGGAACCACCTACCGATTCTCGGAGCTCGCGTCGAGGTTTCCAAAGATGGAGGCCTGGCGTATCGCCTACCGAAGAGCTTTGCAGCCGACTATCGTCTGTTTCAGTGGTCAAATGACTCTGTTGAGTCTTCGTTCGCAGATGCCCAGTTGCTGCCCGATATGGCACAAGCTGAGTGTGATATCTCGTACGGGCCCTGCTCGATCCCGGAACTGGAACGAGCGTGGACGCCCTCCACTTGGCCTCCAGAGCGGAAATATGAGGCGCCGGATACGCCACTTCTTCTCGTACATGTCACTAAATATGCGGACGCCACTGTGGTTTCGTTGAATATACCGCATATGGTCGTCGACCAGATGGGCCTGGGGAGCCTGATCACCGCTTGGATGCAGATTGTCAAAGGGGAGACACCGGCCGAGTTTCTGCAGCTGGAGCCTGGCGCATTGGACGGTCTGAAGAACCCTTCAAAGGAGGTGCTCCGAAAGAAAAATACGTACCGCATAATGCGTAAATCGGAGAAAGCGAAGGGAGTAATGAACCACGTGCCAGATATCATTCTCCACCGCAAGGAAACTCGGCGTTTGTTGTTTTTGCCCATCAAGCTGGTCGAAAGCCTGCGCGACCGTCATTCACAGGCTCTGAAAACTAAATACGGGGAGGAAACCCCACCATTGACGAGCAACGATGTTATTGCTGCGCTTCTGATGAAATTGGCCTGGCTTGGCCGGAAATCCTCCAGAACTGTGGCCGTCGCCACAGCTATGAATTCCCGTGGAAGGCACCCTTTACTTCCGGCCGACAAGCCTTTTCTTCACAATGCGGTATCCTACGGTGTTTTGATTACGCCTAATCCAGGCCAAGTACCCCTCGCTGAGCTGGCCTACAAGCACCGTCTCGCAGTGGTTGAAGGACTGCGATTGGAAACTATTGAGCGGCACTGGGCAGTCACCAAGGAACTCTACAAACAGAAGCAGTCTTTCCATATCGTTGAGCCGGATACATTGAGCTACTCAAGTACCAATTGGTGCGGTGCGTGGCGCAATATCGACTTCGGTCCGGCTGTTGTACCGAGGGAGGATTCTGGTGAATGCGTTACGGCTCCACCTCTTGTTTTGGGGCATTCGGTACTGCGCAATTATCCAACGAGGTTTAATACATCGATTATGTGCAAGGCAAATGGTGGATTCTGGTGTGATTTCACCATTGCTGCCAAGAGGTTTCCATTgatggagaagctgctgaagaCAGATCCTCGGCTGGACAATTTTTGA